The Musa acuminata AAA Group cultivar baxijiao chromosome BXJ2-2, Cavendish_Baxijiao_AAA, whole genome shotgun sequence genome has a segment encoding these proteins:
- the LOC103975917 gene encoding protein PARALOG OF AIPP2 isoform X2: MVLGKFTDQNKIIFVGDMNVKSGTCNVCSATCSSCMHRIAAAMESDGDCGSSDNIFERKEADSCSFVGAKCGSCNDLQIAASETSNLLSGSSSHDSYSENADSKTVRKSTAYDTYEDIDIPLKVSTVEAVKEDKVLRNGTASLGNGTSCSFCRPDFENGASAREQYVPGSHGNNDSCITGGRDSNPLLINDNLKLDMRDTPCSSVSTCKLDAKETEVLIQVEATCEYDGGFMDTGCGNSGKLSTFPGESFCKKSDSLGLHNKSDLTEASTRKNISPQPNIDFHSQSEHISSHNAGSKDMEAYPPCQVLEEPCKRLIVDDKSSYQGLPAAGSDHAPKTIMLPNNEASKAIRIRRDISSGKFMNEDGCFESASGFGSSECNLHESGKPQQSLLHGQVSESDCMLYDVKVCDICGDTGREELLATCSRCIDGAEHTYCMRIMLDKIPEGDWLCEECQMKEELEMKRLDKTETFSGKSNVQCLNKKGENIGMSMNPENLANLNTKPTDPEACGSSKEMQNPMGTGKRHTYQMDLASPMVKKVSETADEALKAASPRICSAFAHENSSKNFHTAEVKRTNMASSLGSQYAKSSWTSSQSPSLGYSSSIVKEKLFPSKGGSASKQVSFKKNVEPKVEHLAEGVPQNLAKESTPRNTQYQSLVETINKSASFNNISSGHHNFQSSDNYQSIKSPQDEDPGSLKPKKERNVTERKSSFVLDHPFASPHVGRKSLPDLGMKVALLNRNSSKNLEPSILGTSKGLNRENDAEVKQRQPSLKCKSYGIFDSENRKRGKFVNEEPVHANSGANNRSYNDAGGVTSSVSSFAESWHQAHSKDKTKSIPNTSRLTISGGKSALCSGKLTKASYATQCHQIDKLTLYSAKPSADVSLIDGTSKRNRWKDVAKAAMSRNNKSRIVDQSECRLLSNHVNSEGSSRSSLKSSICQKNFPLEGAPDGKVILRSSDTDYSKTDSAANTGQTEHSTKSLCNSGVGDLNVNPTNFDKLNEKPSTQSLPHHPSLLATISRSVIIPEQECIWQGAFEILKIGTITEIVDGIQAHLSMFASPKVHEVVCQFPCKIQLEEVPRVSLWPLQFQEINPKEFNIALYFFAKDSESYERSYRKVLEAAIENDLALKGNISEVELLIFPSSMLPESSQRWNMLFFLWGIFRGRKSDSLKPHTDLQELCESTIITDPTVQELSPSHTGELSSFQKHDSQKYPPKEFSRGNESSGPSTSGRDDICKTQSFLYKAAGEKESGELSNHNSDLCPRIYSFDLNEICPAVKSNETNLGNLDDVAVAGKIPRIHANSVRHSLSGSLLGYSASSFGQDNGGTRKIKEKECSVIEFGTKDNIMKIDCLSWGSKPNMKRAHTCSATYGEASQSTDGANTWQEKAGYFCSEDDLEHKRMKHYSEGHGTGSHRDQSIDGRSPFKVQPFVTSYLHEQQQRYGVNYGIVMTESLRCTERSFFPVDACPLRNNVVENFGYFISRDDEASQEPDTPDLELSLGGKKQSLKKEIFASFHPSVDKGGLYKLSGSTFSEDDMSACLSLSLTSPDMEKKNTENPVPKELHGGNTILNLFGGSTDT, encoded by the exons ATGGTTTTG GGCAAATTTACAGACCAAAACAAAATTATATTTGTAGGTGATATGAATGTGAAATCTGGTACATGTAATGTTTGCTCTGCTACTTGCTCCTCTTGTATGCATCGGATTGCCGCAGCAATGGAGTCAGATGGTGATTGTGGATCCTCTGATAATATCTTTGAAAGGAAAGAAGCAGATAGTTGTTCTTTTGTTGGTGCCAAATGTGGATCTTGTAATGATCTGCAAATTGCAGCTAGTGAAACAAGCAATTTGTTGAGTGGAagttcaagtcatgattcatattCTGAAAATGCAGATAGCAAAACAGTAAGAAAGTCTACTGCATATGATACTTATGAAGACATTGATATACCCCTAAAGGTTTCAACTGTTGAAGCAGTCAAGGAAGATAAGGTTCTTCGAAATGGCACTGCTAGTCTTGGTAATGGAACATCATGCAGCTTTTGCAGACCTGATTTTGAAAATGGTGCATCAGCTAGAGAGCAGTATGTGCCAGGAAGTCATGGGAATAACGATTCATGCATTACTGGAGGCCGAGATTCCAATCCGTTACTTATAAATGATAATTTGAAACTGGACATGAGAGATACACCATGTAGTTcagtatcaacatgtaaattagaTGCCAAAGAAACTGAAGTGCTGATTCAAGTTGAAGCTACTTGTGAATATGATGGTGGTTTTATGGATACAGGCTGTGGTAACTCAGGGAAGCTCAGTACATTCCCTGGAGAATCATTTTGTAAGAAGAGTGACAGTCTAGGCCTTCATAACAAGTCTGACCTTACAGAGGCTTCCACAAGAAAGAATATTTCTCCACAACCAAATATAGATTTCCATTCTCAAAGTGAGCATATTTCTAGTCATAATGCTGGCTCCAAAGATATGGAAGCATATCCACCATGCCAAGTTCTGGAAGAACCTTGTAAGCGCTTGATAGTTGACGATAAATCCTCATATCAAGGACTGCCAGCTGCTGGTAGTGATCATGCGCCAAAGACTATTATGCTCCCAAACAATGAAGCTAGCAAAGCAATTCGGATCAGACGTGACATATCTTCTGGAAAATTCATGAATGAAGATGGATGCTTTGAATCTGCTTCTGGCTTTGGCAGTTCTGAATGCAATTTGCACGAGTCTGGAAAACCACAGCAGTCACTTCTTCATGGTCAAGTTTCTGAATCAGATTGCATGTTGTATGAC GTAAAAGTATGTGATATATGTGGAGACACTGGCCGGGAGGAGCTTCTTGCTACTTGCAGTAGATGCATCGATGGTGCAGAACATAC TTACTGCATGAGGATTATGTTGGACAAAATTCCTGAAGGAGATTGGCTATGTGAAGAATGTCAGATGAAGGAGGAACTTGAGATGAAAAGGCTGGATAAAACTGAGACATTTTCTGGAAAATCAAATGTACAATGCTTGAATAAGAAAGGCGAGAATATTGGGATGTCCATGAACCCTGAGAATTTAGCAAACTTGAACACCAAGCCAACTGACCCTGAAGCATGTGGATCCAGTAAAGAAATGCAAAATCCAATGGGAACTGGTAAAAGGCACACATACCAAATGGATCTAGCTTCACCAATGGTCAAGAAGGTTTCTGAAACAGCTGATGAAGCTTTGAAAGCAGCAAGTCCTAGAATATGTAGTGCCTTCGCTCATGAAAAttcatctaaaaactttcatacagCTGAAGTAAAGCGAACCAATATGGCTTCATCACTTGGAAGTCAGTATGCAAAGAGTTCCTGGACCTCTTCTCAATCGCCTTCCCTTGGCTATAGCTCTTCAATTGTTAAAGAAAAACTTTTTCCTTCCAAGG GTGGGTCTGCCTCAAAACAAGTTTCTTTCAAGAAGAATGTGGAACCAAAAGTTGAGCATTTGGCTGAAGGTGTTCCCCAAAATCTAGCTAAAGAGTCTACACCAAGAAACACACAATATCAATCCTTGGTGGAAACTATCAACAAATCTGCTTCATTCAACAATATTAGCTCAGGCCATCACAACTTCCAATCATCTGACAATTATCAATCAATCAAGTCACCACAGGATGAGGACCCTGGAAGTCTTaaaccaaagaaagaaagaaatgtaaCAGAAAGAAAGAGCTCCTTTGTTCTTGATCACCCATTTGCTAGTCCACACGTAGGGAGGAAGTCTCTGCCAGATCTGGGTATGAAGGTTGCACTACTTAACAGAAACTCAAGTAAGAACCTTGAGCCTAGCATCCTTGGAACTAGCAAAGGATTGAATAGAGAAAATGATGCAG AAGTGAAGCAGCGGCAGCCATCATTGAAATGTAAAAGTTATGGGATCTTTGATTCCGAGAATCGAAAGAGGGGTAAATTTGTCAATGAGGAACCTGTTCACGCAAATTCTGGTGCTAACAATAGATCATATAATGATGCTGGTGGAGTTACAAGCAGTGTGTCTTCTTTTGCAGAGTCTTGGCATCAAGCTCATTCGAAAGATAAAACGAAGAGTATCCCCAACACATCAAGGCTCACAATTTCAGGAGGCAAGAGTGCATTATGTTCTGGTAAATTAACAAAAGCAAGCTATGCTACTCAGTGCCACCAAATTGACAAGCTTACTTTATATTCTGCAAAGCCTTCTGCTGATGTGAGTTTAATCGATGGAACTAGCAAGAGAAATAGGTGGAAAGATGTGGCCAAAGCTGCAATGTCAAGGAACAACAAAAGTAGAATAGTTGATCAGTCTGAGTGTAGATTGTTAAGCAACCATGTAAATTCTGAAGGTTCTTCCAGAAGTTCTTTGAAGAGTTCAATTTGTCAGAAGAACTTTCCTTTAGAAGGAGCACCTGATGGAAAAGTGATCCTGAGAAGCTCTGACACCGACTATAGCAAAACAGATAGTGCAGCTAACACGGGGCAAACAGAACATTCAACCAAATCTTTATGTAATTCTGGAGTAGGGGACTTGAATGTCAATCCTACAAATTTTGACAAGTTGAATGAGAAACCGTCGACTCAGTCTTTGCCTCATCACCCTTCTCTACTTGCGACTATCTCTAGATCAGTTATAATCCCAGAGCAGGAATGCATATGGCA GGGTGCttttgagattttaaaaattgGAACAATTACCGAAATTGTTGATGGAATTCAAGCCCACTTGTCAATGTTTGCATCACCGAAAGTGCATGAAGTAGTGTGCCAGTTTCCATGCAAAATCCAATTAGAGGAAGTTCCTCGGGTTAGCTTGTGGCCGTTGCAGTTTCAGGAAATCAATCCTAAAGAATTTAATATTGCACTATATTTTTTTGCTAAAGATTCTGAGAG TTACGAAAGATCTTACCGGAAGGTGTTGGAAGCTGCAATAGAAAATGATTTAGCCCTCAAAGGGAACATCAGCGAGGTGGAGCTTCTTATATTTCCTTCAAGTATGCTACCCGAGAGTTCGCAAC GTTGGAACATGTTATTTTTTCTTTGGGGTATCTTCAGAGGAAGGAAATCAGACTCCTTAAAGCCTCACACTGATTTGCAGGAGCTCTGTGAATCAACGATAATCACAGATCCCACTGTTCAAGAATTATCGCCTTCTCATACTGGTGAATTATCTTCCTTTCAGAAACATGATTCCCAGAAGTATCCACCAAAAGAATTTTCAAGGGGAAATGAATCATCTGGGCCCAGCACCTCTGGCCGTGATGATATCTGCAAGACACAGAGCTTTTTATACAAGGCAGCAGGTGAAAAAGAGAGTGGTGAACTTTCAAATCATAATTCAGATTTGTGTCCCAGGATCTACTCTTTTGATCTTAATGAGATATGTCCAGCGGTAAAAAGCAATGAAACCAACCTG GGGAACTTGGATGATGTTGCTGTTGCTGGAAAGATTCCCCGTATTCATGCAAATAGTGTACGACATAGCCTTAGTGGATCATTGCTTGGATATTCAGCTTCTTCTTTTGGACAAG ATAATGGAGGGACAAGAAAGATTAAAGAGAAAGAATGCTCAGTGATAGAATTTGGGACTAAGGACAATATAATGAAAATTGATTGCCTGAGCTGGGGATCAAAGCCTAATATGAAACGTGCACACACTTGCTCAGCCACATATGGTGAAGCATCACAGAGCACCGATGGAGCAAATACTTGGCAGGAGAAAGCAGGTTATTTCTGTTCAGAAGATGACCTAGAACACAAAAGGATGAAACATTACAGCGAAGGACATGGTACCGGTAGTCATAGAGATCAAAGTATCGATGGTAGATCACCATTTAAGGTACAACCATTTGTGACTAGCTACTTACATGAACAACAGCAAAGATATGGTGTCAACTATGGCATTGTGATGACTGAGAGCTTAAGATGCACTGAAAGGAGCTTCTTTCCGGTGGATGCATGCCCTCTTAGGAACAATGTGGTGGAGAACTTCGGGTACTTCATTTCTCGGGACGATGAGGCCTCACAAGAGCCTGATACCCCAGATCTTGAACTATCTCTGGGTGGTAAGAAGCAGTCATTGAAGAAGGAAATATTTGCGTCATTTCATCCTTCGGTTGATAAGGGAGGACTATATAAGCTGTCTGGTTCCACCTTTAGCGAAGATGATATGTCGGCatgtctctctctatctcttacCTCTCCTGACATGGAGAAAAAAAATACAGAAAAtcctgttcctaaagaattgcatGGTGGCAACACTATTCTGAATCTGTTTGGTGGCTCCACTGACACTTGA
- the LOC103975917 gene encoding ASI1-immunoprecipitated protein 2 isoform X5 — translation MVLGKFTDQNKIIFVGDMNVKSGTCNVCSATCSSCMHRIAAAMESDGDCGSSDNIFERKEADSCSFVGAKCGSCNDLQIAASETSNLLSGSSSHDSYSENADSKTVRKSTAYDTYEDIDIPLKVSTVEAVKEDKVLRNGTASLGNGTSCSFCRPDFENGASAREQYVPGSHGNNDSCITGGRDSNPLLINDNLKLDMRDTPCSSVSTCKLDAKETEVLIQVEATCEYDGGFMDTGCGNSGKLSTFPGESFCKKSDSLGLHNKSDLTEASTRKNISPQPNIDFHSQSEHISSHNAGSKDMEAYPPCQVLEEPCKRLIVDDKSSYQGLPAAGSDHAPKTIMLPNNEASKAIRIRRDISSGKFMNEDGCFESASGFGSSECNLHESGKPQQSLLHGQVSESDCMLYDVKVCDICGDTGREELLATCSRCIDGAEHTYCMRIMLDKIPEGDWLCEECQMKEELEMKRLDKTETFSGKSNVQCLNKKGENIGMSMNPENLANLNTKPTDPEACGSSKEMQNPMGTGKRHTYQMDLASPMVKKVSETADEALKAASPRICSAFAHENSSKNFHTAEVKRTNMASSLGSQYAKSSWTSSQSPSLGYSSSIVKEKLFPSKGGSASKQVSFKKNVEPKVEHLAEGVPQNLAKESTPRNTQYQSLVETINKSASFNNISSGHHNFQSSDNYQSIKSPQDEDPGSLKPKKERNVTERKSSFVLDHPFASPHVGRKSLPDLGMKVALLNRNSSKNLEPSILGTSKGLNRENDAEVKQRQPSLKCKSYGIFDSENRKRESWHQAHSKDKTKSIPNTSRLTISGGKSALCSGKLTKASYATQCHQIDKLTLYSAKPSADVSLIDGTSKRNRWKDVAKAAMSRNNKSRIVDQSECRLLSNHVNSEGSSRSSLKSSICQKNFPLEGAPDGKVILRSSDTDYSKTDSAANTGQTEHSTKSLCNSGVGDLNVNPTNFDKLNEKPSTQSLPHHPSLLATISRSVIIPEQECIWQGAFEILKIGTITEIVDGIQAHLSMFASPKVHEVVCQFPCKIQLEEVPRVSLWPLQFQEINPKEFNIALYFFAKDSESYERSYRKVLEAAIENDLALKGNISEVELLIFPSSMLPESSQRWNMLFFLWGIFRGRKSDSLKPHTDLQELCESTIITDPTVQELSPSHTGELSSFQKHDSQKYPPKEFSRGNESSGPSTSGRDDICKTQSFLYKAAGEKESGELSNHNSDLCPRIYSFDLNEICPAVKSNETNLGNLDDVAVAGKIPRIHANSVRHSLSGSLLGYSASSFGQDNGGTRKIKEKECSVIEFGTKDNIMKIDCLSWGSKPNMKRAHTCSATYGEASQSTDGANTWQEKAGYFCSEDDLEHKRMKHYSEGHGTGSHRDQSIDGRSPFKVQPFVTSYLHEQQQRYGVNYGIVMTESLRCTERSFFPVDACPLRNNVVENFGYFISRDDEASQEPDTPDLELSLGGKKQSLKKEIFASFHPSVDKGGLYKLSGSTFSEDDMSACLSLSLTSPDMEKKNTENPVPKELHGGNTILNLFGGSTDT, via the exons ATGGTTTTG GGCAAATTTACAGACCAAAACAAAATTATATTTGTAGGTGATATGAATGTGAAATCTGGTACATGTAATGTTTGCTCTGCTACTTGCTCCTCTTGTATGCATCGGATTGCCGCAGCAATGGAGTCAGATGGTGATTGTGGATCCTCTGATAATATCTTTGAAAGGAAAGAAGCAGATAGTTGTTCTTTTGTTGGTGCCAAATGTGGATCTTGTAATGATCTGCAAATTGCAGCTAGTGAAACAAGCAATTTGTTGAGTGGAagttcaagtcatgattcatattCTGAAAATGCAGATAGCAAAACAGTAAGAAAGTCTACTGCATATGATACTTATGAAGACATTGATATACCCCTAAAGGTTTCAACTGTTGAAGCAGTCAAGGAAGATAAGGTTCTTCGAAATGGCACTGCTAGTCTTGGTAATGGAACATCATGCAGCTTTTGCAGACCTGATTTTGAAAATGGTGCATCAGCTAGAGAGCAGTATGTGCCAGGAAGTCATGGGAATAACGATTCATGCATTACTGGAGGCCGAGATTCCAATCCGTTACTTATAAATGATAATTTGAAACTGGACATGAGAGATACACCATGTAGTTcagtatcaacatgtaaattagaTGCCAAAGAAACTGAAGTGCTGATTCAAGTTGAAGCTACTTGTGAATATGATGGTGGTTTTATGGATACAGGCTGTGGTAACTCAGGGAAGCTCAGTACATTCCCTGGAGAATCATTTTGTAAGAAGAGTGACAGTCTAGGCCTTCATAACAAGTCTGACCTTACAGAGGCTTCCACAAGAAAGAATATTTCTCCACAACCAAATATAGATTTCCATTCTCAAAGTGAGCATATTTCTAGTCATAATGCTGGCTCCAAAGATATGGAAGCATATCCACCATGCCAAGTTCTGGAAGAACCTTGTAAGCGCTTGATAGTTGACGATAAATCCTCATATCAAGGACTGCCAGCTGCTGGTAGTGATCATGCGCCAAAGACTATTATGCTCCCAAACAATGAAGCTAGCAAAGCAATTCGGATCAGACGTGACATATCTTCTGGAAAATTCATGAATGAAGATGGATGCTTTGAATCTGCTTCTGGCTTTGGCAGTTCTGAATGCAATTTGCACGAGTCTGGAAAACCACAGCAGTCACTTCTTCATGGTCAAGTTTCTGAATCAGATTGCATGTTGTATGAC GTAAAAGTATGTGATATATGTGGAGACACTGGCCGGGAGGAGCTTCTTGCTACTTGCAGTAGATGCATCGATGGTGCAGAACATAC TTACTGCATGAGGATTATGTTGGACAAAATTCCTGAAGGAGATTGGCTATGTGAAGAATGTCAGATGAAGGAGGAACTTGAGATGAAAAGGCTGGATAAAACTGAGACATTTTCTGGAAAATCAAATGTACAATGCTTGAATAAGAAAGGCGAGAATATTGGGATGTCCATGAACCCTGAGAATTTAGCAAACTTGAACACCAAGCCAACTGACCCTGAAGCATGTGGATCCAGTAAAGAAATGCAAAATCCAATGGGAACTGGTAAAAGGCACACATACCAAATGGATCTAGCTTCACCAATGGTCAAGAAGGTTTCTGAAACAGCTGATGAAGCTTTGAAAGCAGCAAGTCCTAGAATATGTAGTGCCTTCGCTCATGAAAAttcatctaaaaactttcatacagCTGAAGTAAAGCGAACCAATATGGCTTCATCACTTGGAAGTCAGTATGCAAAGAGTTCCTGGACCTCTTCTCAATCGCCTTCCCTTGGCTATAGCTCTTCAATTGTTAAAGAAAAACTTTTTCCTTCCAAGG GTGGGTCTGCCTCAAAACAAGTTTCTTTCAAGAAGAATGTGGAACCAAAAGTTGAGCATTTGGCTGAAGGTGTTCCCCAAAATCTAGCTAAAGAGTCTACACCAAGAAACACACAATATCAATCCTTGGTGGAAACTATCAACAAATCTGCTTCATTCAACAATATTAGCTCAGGCCATCACAACTTCCAATCATCTGACAATTATCAATCAATCAAGTCACCACAGGATGAGGACCCTGGAAGTCTTaaaccaaagaaagaaagaaatgtaaCAGAAAGAAAGAGCTCCTTTGTTCTTGATCACCCATTTGCTAGTCCACACGTAGGGAGGAAGTCTCTGCCAGATCTGGGTATGAAGGTTGCACTACTTAACAGAAACTCAAGTAAGAACCTTGAGCCTAGCATCCTTGGAACTAGCAAAGGATTGAATAGAGAAAATGATGCAG AAGTGAAGCAGCGGCAGCCATCATTGAAATGTAAAAGTTATGGGATCTTTGATTCCGAGAATCGAAAGAGGG AGTCTTGGCATCAAGCTCATTCGAAAGATAAAACGAAGAGTATCCCCAACACATCAAGGCTCACAATTTCAGGAGGCAAGAGTGCATTATGTTCTGGTAAATTAACAAAAGCAAGCTATGCTACTCAGTGCCACCAAATTGACAAGCTTACTTTATATTCTGCAAAGCCTTCTGCTGATGTGAGTTTAATCGATGGAACTAGCAAGAGAAATAGGTGGAAAGATGTGGCCAAAGCTGCAATGTCAAGGAACAACAAAAGTAGAATAGTTGATCAGTCTGAGTGTAGATTGTTAAGCAACCATGTAAATTCTGAAGGTTCTTCCAGAAGTTCTTTGAAGAGTTCAATTTGTCAGAAGAACTTTCCTTTAGAAGGAGCACCTGATGGAAAAGTGATCCTGAGAAGCTCTGACACCGACTATAGCAAAACAGATAGTGCAGCTAACACGGGGCAAACAGAACATTCAACCAAATCTTTATGTAATTCTGGAGTAGGGGACTTGAATGTCAATCCTACAAATTTTGACAAGTTGAATGAGAAACCGTCGACTCAGTCTTTGCCTCATCACCCTTCTCTACTTGCGACTATCTCTAGATCAGTTATAATCCCAGAGCAGGAATGCATATGGCA GGGTGCttttgagattttaaaaattgGAACAATTACCGAAATTGTTGATGGAATTCAAGCCCACTTGTCAATGTTTGCATCACCGAAAGTGCATGAAGTAGTGTGCCAGTTTCCATGCAAAATCCAATTAGAGGAAGTTCCTCGGGTTAGCTTGTGGCCGTTGCAGTTTCAGGAAATCAATCCTAAAGAATTTAATATTGCACTATATTTTTTTGCTAAAGATTCTGAGAG TTACGAAAGATCTTACCGGAAGGTGTTGGAAGCTGCAATAGAAAATGATTTAGCCCTCAAAGGGAACATCAGCGAGGTGGAGCTTCTTATATTTCCTTCAAGTATGCTACCCGAGAGTTCGCAAC GTTGGAACATGTTATTTTTTCTTTGGGGTATCTTCAGAGGAAGGAAATCAGACTCCTTAAAGCCTCACACTGATTTGCAGGAGCTCTGTGAATCAACGATAATCACAGATCCCACTGTTCAAGAATTATCGCCTTCTCATACTGGTGAATTATCTTCCTTTCAGAAACATGATTCCCAGAAGTATCCACCAAAAGAATTTTCAAGGGGAAATGAATCATCTGGGCCCAGCACCTCTGGCCGTGATGATATCTGCAAGACACAGAGCTTTTTATACAAGGCAGCAGGTGAAAAAGAGAGTGGTGAACTTTCAAATCATAATTCAGATTTGTGTCCCAGGATCTACTCTTTTGATCTTAATGAGATATGTCCAGCGGTAAAAAGCAATGAAACCAACCTG GGGAACTTGGATGATGTTGCTGTTGCTGGAAAGATTCCCCGTATTCATGCAAATAGTGTACGACATAGCCTTAGTGGATCATTGCTTGGATATTCAGCTTCTTCTTTTGGACAAG ATAATGGAGGGACAAGAAAGATTAAAGAGAAAGAATGCTCAGTGATAGAATTTGGGACTAAGGACAATATAATGAAAATTGATTGCCTGAGCTGGGGATCAAAGCCTAATATGAAACGTGCACACACTTGCTCAGCCACATATGGTGAAGCATCACAGAGCACCGATGGAGCAAATACTTGGCAGGAGAAAGCAGGTTATTTCTGTTCAGAAGATGACCTAGAACACAAAAGGATGAAACATTACAGCGAAGGACATGGTACCGGTAGTCATAGAGATCAAAGTATCGATGGTAGATCACCATTTAAGGTACAACCATTTGTGACTAGCTACTTACATGAACAACAGCAAAGATATGGTGTCAACTATGGCATTGTGATGACTGAGAGCTTAAGATGCACTGAAAGGAGCTTCTTTCCGGTGGATGCATGCCCTCTTAGGAACAATGTGGTGGAGAACTTCGGGTACTTCATTTCTCGGGACGATGAGGCCTCACAAGAGCCTGATACCCCAGATCTTGAACTATCTCTGGGTGGTAAGAAGCAGTCATTGAAGAAGGAAATATTTGCGTCATTTCATCCTTCGGTTGATAAGGGAGGACTATATAAGCTGTCTGGTTCCACCTTTAGCGAAGATGATATGTCGGCatgtctctctctatctcttacCTCTCCTGACATGGAGAAAAAAAATACAGAAAAtcctgttcctaaagaattgcatGGTGGCAACACTATTCTGAATCTGTTTGGTGGCTCCACTGACACTTGA